CCTCCGGCGTGCGCATCCGCGGACTCGATCCCGAACGGGAAATGCGCACAACGACCTTCCTCGAGCGGCTCACCGACGGTGATTACCTCAGCATAGAAGGGGTCCGCAACCCGCTGCTCATGGGCGAAGCCCTGATGGAACAGCACCGGATGCGCCTCGGCGACCGCATCGTGCTTACTTTCGAAACAACCGGAGGCGAACTGACCTCGGCGGCCTTCAACATTGTCGGGCAGTTTCGCTCGGCCTCTACCGAGTACGACGAAAGCACCGTGCTGGTCCACGCCGATGACCTGTCACAGCACCTTTCCCCGGTGCCGGTGTACCACGAAGTTGGCATCCTCCTCCATGATATTGACGACGCGCCCGCGGTAGCCTCAGCCCTGAACGAAGGCTTCCCCGAAATCCGCGCCCAAACCTGGACGCAAGTCTCGCCGGAGCTGAGCACGCTCGTGGCCTTCAGCGGCTTCATGCTGTATGTGGTGACTATCATCATCATGACAGCGCTGGCCTTCGGGATTCTGAATACCATGCTGATGGCCCTGTTCGAGCGTCTGCGCGAAATTGCCATGCTGCTTTCCATCGGCATGAGCCGTGCCCGCATTTTCGTGATGATTTTACTGGAAGCGGTGCTGCTCACCCTCACCGGTGCAGCGGCAGGCTTTGCCCTTGCGGGACTCAGCCTCTGGCACTTCAGCGGCAGCGGCATCAACTTCGAAATGTTTGCCGAAGGCACCGCAGAACTCGGCTGGGATCACCTCGTCTTCCCGGTTATTACTACCGGGGAGTTCATCAGCATAGGGCTCATTGTGGTCTTTGTGACGCTCGCTGCGTCTCTCTACCCGGCATTCAAGGCTATCAAAATTCAGCCTATACAATAGGTCAGTATGTCAGTATGTCAGTATGTCGCCTTTTTTTTCTCTAAAAGTAATTTTTTTATTGAAAGGATTTATGCAGGCGTTACTCTGATATGCAACTTACTATTCTCAAATTAAATTTGATTAATCATGAATCATGGGTTGAACAACAATATTTATAACAAGGCCTATAAATTTGCTGTGCAGATTGTTTTCCTGTACAAGAAACTTATTGGCATGCACAAAGAGTATGCGAAGGGGCGTCAAATTTTACGTTCGGGAACAAGCATTGGCGCCAATATCGCAGAAGCCAATGGAGCCATTTCTAAGGCTGTTTTTAACGCAAAAATGTACATCTCTTACAAAGAATCTTTGGAAGTTAAATTCTGGCTGAACCTCCTGCTCGACACCGGATATTTACAAAAGGAGCAATTCGAAAAGCTATTTCAGGACGCGGACGAATTAAGCAAAATACTATACACAATCGTCCGAAGAGCCGAACAAAAACCTTAGATCGAATTTGATTTGGCTATTCCATAAAAATGGAACTATAACTTCATATATACACAGATATTAAGTTGAAAATTGACACACTGACATACTGAAATACTGACATACTGAAAAAATGATTATTCTAAAAACCACCAATCTCTCCAAAGTTTACAACCCTGATACGGTACCCGTTCATGCTCTAAAGGATGTTTCCATCTCTTTTGAAAAAGGGGAATTCACTTCAATCGTCGGACCTTCAGGTTCAGGGAAAACGACGCTGCTGAACATGCTGGGCGGACTCGACAACCCGACCTCCGGCACGGTCGAAGTGGACGGGCAGGTCATAACCGGCATGAAGGATGGCGCCCTGATTGATTTCCGGCTGCACAACATTGGGTTTGTTTTTCAGCACTATAATCTGATTCCGGTCTTTACGGCGCTTGAAAATGTGAGCTTCATCATGCTGCTGCAAAACCGGAAGAAGGACGAAATGGAAGCCCGTGCCAGGAATCTGCTCGAAGCGGTCGGACTGGGTGAGCGGCTTGATGCGCGTCCCAAACAGCTCAGCGGGGGTCAACAGCAGCGCGTTGCCGTAGCGCGGGCGCTGGCGTCAGAACCAAAATTCATTCTCGCCGACGAGCCGACCGCCAACCTCGACTCCGCCTCTGCCATGAACCTGCTCGACATCATGGAAAAGATGAACCGCGAGCAGAACATCACCTTCATCTTCTCCACGCACGATCAGCGCGTCATCGACCGTGCCCGCAGGGTTGTGACCATGGTTGATGGTGCCATCTCAAAAGATGAGCGGATGAAAGAGGCGGTTTGATGGTGTGGTTTGGTGTTACGAAGAATTTCATATAATTTTATACGACAAGCTTCGTAACGAAGAATTTCGTAAGTAATCCTTTCCGTCATGCGCTTCCCAAAAAATCCCTTCAAATTCGGCACCGTCGTGCAGGGTGATTTCTTCACCAACCGAACCGCTGAGATTCAGGAGTTCAGCAGCATCCTGAACAGCGAGAACCATCTTATTCTCATAGGTCCCCGACGGTTTGGCAAAACGAGCCTCATCCGAACCATCACCGCGCAAAGCGGTCGTCCGGTTGTCTATCTCGACGCGCTCATGCTTACCTCCGCGGAAGACTTCTCAGTGCAGTTTCTTAACAAGCTGTTCCGGCTTTACCCCTTTGAGCGCATCAAAAACATGGTGAAACAGTTCCGGCTTACACCCACACTCAGCATGAATCCGTTGAGTGGCGAAGTTGAGGTTAGCTTTTCCGGTTCCAAAAGTGAGGCCACTGAAAACTATGTTTTAGAAGATGCGCTTAACCTTGCGGAGAAACTCAGCCGCCCCGACCGCAAGCTCATTGTTGTAATTGATGAATTTCAGGAAGTGATGAACTTCGGATCCGGCTTCGATCGTCAGTTGCGCTCGGTGATTCAGCATCACCAAAATATAAACTATGTGCTCACGGGAAGTCAGGAATCGCTGATGCGCAGCCTTTTTGAGCAGAAGAAAGCGCCGTTCTATCATTTTGGGATGCTGCGCTATCTTGGCAAAATCCCGCATGATGAATTTCTTGAATACCTCAGCTCGCGCTTCAGCACCCTGCAAACGGAGGCGCAAGTATTAGCTGAGGCCATTTTGCAGATTACGGGCGCGCACCCTTACTACACGCAACAGCTTGCGTGGCAATGTTGGGAAGTGCTTCGCCTCCGACGGGAAGAAGGTCTTGCGACTCTCCCGGACGAAGTCGCCACCGAAGCGGCTGAGAAACTAACCATCGTCCATGATCTGGACTTCGACCGGCTCTGGAACGGCATGGGCACAACCGACCGCAAACTGTTAACACGGCTCTCAGAGGGTCCCATCGAAGCCCTCAATAGCATGCTGCTGACGCAAACCGGCCTTTCGGCCGTGAGCACCGCACACAGCGCGCTCAAACGGCTATCAGAGTCGGGCATCGTCATCAAATCCAACTCGGGCTATTTCATTGATGATCCATTTTTCTCCCGCTGGATTCAGCGGAAGCGGCGCGCCTGATCTACCGTGCGTGCCGCTAAGACCGATACCTTATGTGCTTATGAACCCTTCGCCAAAATACTACATTACGGGACTGATTGGCTTGTCCCTGCTTTTTGGGCTTTTCTTATGGCCGGCTAAATCCCACGCCCAGGAACTCCACTTCGGCGGCTATCTCCAAGCGATGCCGCTGCGCCTGGCGACGACCCTGCCGGAACCGCTCGGCGACCAAACGTATTACGAATACCGCCTCCAAAGCCGACTCAATTTTCGGGCGGACTTTGGCTCAAATTTCAGCCTGTTTGCGGAAGGACGGGCCCGCCTGTTTGCCGGTGATCTCGTGCGCGACTTCCCGGTCTATGCTGATTTTATTGATAAGGATGATGGCCTCGTAAACCTCTCCTGGATGCCGGTGCGCTCGGGCGATGTGCTGCTGCACCTGATTCCGGACCGCCTGTATGCCGACTGGAGCACGGGCGACTGGAACATCCGCGCGGGCAGGCAGCGCATCAACTGGGGAATCAATATGATCAGCAATCCGAATGATGTGTTCAACATCTACTCGGTGTATGAGTTCGATTACCCCGAGCGGCCCGGTACCGATGCCGTGCGGGTGCGGTACTTTATTGACTGGGCCTCGCGGCTGGAGTTTGCGGTCGCACCATCCCACGATGGCTACCGGGAGAGCGTTGCAGCAGCCCTGTATGGGTTCGACTTCCGGGGCTACGACCTGCAGCTGATCGCGGGCTGGTACCGTAACCGCGTCGCCCTGGGCGGAGGCTGGGCCGGCAGCGCAGGCGGCACCGGACTCAAAGGTGAGCTGATGTTTTTCCGGGATGCGGAAAGCCCCTTGGAAGGTAGACGCGGTAACAGCTTTGTAGCAGCGGTTTCCGCAGATCACATGTTCAGCAACGGGCTGTTTGTCATCGGGGAGCTGCTCTACAACAGCAGCGGCGGACTCGAGAACTTTGGCTTGCTGACTCAGCCGCTTTCCGCGGATAACCCTTCCGTTTCAGCCTGGCAGCTTAGCACCGTACTGCAACAAAGCCTGAATCCGCTTACGGACGCGAGCATCACCCTCATCACCTACCCCGATGAGCGGGGTGCTTTCATCTCGCCTTCAGTTACGCGCAGCCTCACCCAAAATACCGACGCCAAACTGCTCGCCCAATTTTTCCTTGGCGCCTCTGATTCACCCCTTGCAGATGCCGGCAGCGTGGTGCTGGTTTCGGTGAAGTGGAATTTTTAGCCTTTTGGGTTTCCGTAAGCCGATCTGCCCAAGTGAGATGATGGAACGCGGATTGCTGTCATGGCATTTTTTATTCGCACGGAGCGCCAACACCAAAAAGCAAGGGACATGCCGTAGGTTTGGGAGCGTTCGGCTTGGCACGAAAGACCGTGATGCGCACGGGGTTTCCCCAAAAAAAAACGGCGACAAAAAAAGGCACAGCGGCAGGGTTCAGGGTGGAATGGTGGTCTTGCTGTCCTTGAACCGTACGCCATGTACCACGCCCGGTTCTCACCTTCACTCCCTGCGCAGGGCCTCAATCGGATCGAGGCGGGAAGCTTTCCAGGCGGGATAAAATCCGAAGAACACACCTACGGCTGCCGACACGCTTACTGCAATCAGCATGGCATCGGTGGAGAAAATGGCGGGCCAGCCGGCATAAGCAGCAATAACTTCGGTAGCAGCAAGCCCCAGCAATATGCCGCCAATTCCGCCGAGCAGGCACAATACCACGCTTTCAATCAAAAACTGAAGCAGCACGTCGGGTCCGCGGGCGCCGACGGCAAGCCGCAATCCGATTTCGCGGGTGCGCTCGGTTACGCTCACGAGCATCACGTTCATAATACCAATGCCGCCCACAAAGAGGGAAACACCTGCTATGGAGGCCAGCAGCCACGTCATAATCCGGGAAGTTTCGGTTGCGGCAGCAGCCACTTCTTCCTGTGTCTGCACGGTAAAATCATCTTCCTGATAGGGCGCCAAACCGTGCCGTTCGCGAAGCAGATCCGTTATTTTGAGCTGTGCAATTTCCATCGATTGTTCATCAAAAACCTGCACATTGATGACCATAGCGTGGGTGCGGCCTGAAATCCGCTGAAAGGCTGTGGTGTAGGGAACAAGCACAATATCATCCTGAACGGAACCCATCAGCGACATACCCTTTGGCGCGAGTACCCCGATTATTTCAAGCGGGAGCCCGCGTACGCGGATGGTTTCACCAATGGGATCGGCTCCTTCGAAGAGTTCCTGTACAATGGTTTGGCCCACCACTGCAACGAGGGACGCATTTTCCACGTCGGCTTCATCATACATGCGTCCGCTTTCCACGGGCCACTGCCTGATTTGCAGGTAATCATGACTTTGGCCGTAAATGCGGGTAAACCAGTTGCGGTTGCCGTACACCACAACCCGCTGCGAACGCACTTCCGGACTTGCCGCAATGACTTCAGGGATTTCATCACGAAGGGCATGGGCGTCGGCTACGGTTAGAGTGTTGGCACTTCCCCCGCCAATACTTACCCCGCCAAGCTGCCGCGAGCCCGGAAATACAAGCACCACGTTCTGCCCCAGCCGGTCCACTTGCTCACGTACTTCTTTGCCGGCTCCCTGCCCCAAACCTACCATTGTAATGACCGCCGCTACCCCAATAATGATACCAAGGGCGGTCAGCAGGGTTCGCATACGGTTTCGCCGGAGCGCTTTAAGCGCCACATAAGGAACGGCTGTCCATTTCATGTCACACCATCCTGTTCAATGAGTTCTGTTTCATCTTTCCAGTTCGCCAGTACCTGCACGGCATCACGGGGCGCATTGGGTTTGTCAGAGCGAATGAGACCATCCCGAAGAATAATGATACGGCGAGAAAACCGGGCGATATCCGGTTCATGAGAAACCATCAGAATGGTAAGCCCCTGTTTGTTGAGGCGCTGAAAAATCTCCATAATTTCAAGACTCGTGCGGCTGTCGAGGTTTCCGGTTGGCTCATCAGCCAGCAACACAGCGGGGCGGGTAACAAGCGCCCGCGCAATCGCAACCCGCTGTTGCTGTCCCCCGGAAAGCTCGTTAGGCGTATGATCAGCCCGGTCTGCCAGACCCACAATTTCGAGGGCTTCCTTCGCCCGTTTGTGCATTTCCTTCCAGCTCAGCTTTGCGCGGCTGTAGAGCAGCGGAAGCTCCACGTTTTCCAGAGCCGATGTGCGCGGCAGCAGGTGAAAGTTTTGGAAAACAAATCCTATCGTTTCATTGCGTACCTGCGAGAGCCGCGTTTTATCAAAACCGGATACGTCATCCCCTT
This genomic stretch from Cyclonatronum proteinivorum harbors:
- a CDS encoding ABC transporter permease: MKTIFTIAWRNIWRHPGRSGVLIAAITAGLWAGVVTVGTMNGLLLQRVNYLIESEITHLQMHHPEFLTERRPADSLSNTAALFRFLDSDARVSGWAPRVLSDAMLQSPVKTSGVRIRGLDPEREMRTTTFLERLTDGDYLSIEGVRNPLLMGEALMEQHRMRLGDRIVLTFETTGGELTSAAFNIVGQFRSASTEYDESTVLVHADDLSQHLSPVPVYHEVGILLHDIDDAPAVASALNEGFPEIRAQTWTQVSPELSTLVAFSGFMLYVVTIIIMTALAFGILNTMLMALFERLREIAMLLSIGMSRARIFVMILLEAVLLTLTGAAAGFALAGLSLWHFSGSGINFEMFAEGTAELGWDHLVFPVITTGEFISIGLIVVFVTLAASLYPAFKAIKIQPIQ
- a CDS encoding four helix bundle protein → MNHGLNNNIYNKAYKFAVQIVFLYKKLIGMHKEYAKGRQILRSGTSIGANIAEANGAISKAVFNAKMYISYKESLEVKFWLNLLLDTGYLQKEQFEKLFQDADELSKILYTIVRRAEQKP
- a CDS encoding ABC transporter ATP-binding protein, giving the protein MIILKTTNLSKVYNPDTVPVHALKDVSISFEKGEFTSIVGPSGSGKTTLLNMLGGLDNPTSGTVEVDGQVITGMKDGALIDFRLHNIGFVFQHYNLIPVFTALENVSFIMLLQNRKKDEMEARARNLLEAVGLGERLDARPKQLSGGQQQRVAVARALASEPKFILADEPTANLDSASAMNLLDIMEKMNREQNITFIFSTHDQRVIDRARRVVTMVDGAISKDERMKEAV
- a CDS encoding AAA family ATPase, with amino-acid sequence MRFPKNPFKFGTVVQGDFFTNRTAEIQEFSSILNSENHLILIGPRRFGKTSLIRTITAQSGRPVVYLDALMLTSAEDFSVQFLNKLFRLYPFERIKNMVKQFRLTPTLSMNPLSGEVEVSFSGSKSEATENYVLEDALNLAEKLSRPDRKLIVVIDEFQEVMNFGSGFDRQLRSVIQHHQNINYVLTGSQESLMRSLFEQKKAPFYHFGMLRYLGKIPHDEFLEYLSSRFSTLQTEAQVLAEAILQITGAHPYYTQQLAWQCWEVLRLRREEGLATLPDEVATEAAEKLTIVHDLDFDRLWNGMGTTDRKLLTRLSEGPIEALNSMLLTQTGLSAVSTAHSALKRLSESGIVIKSNSGYFIDDPFFSRWIQRKRRA
- a CDS encoding ABC transporter permease translates to MKWTAVPYVALKALRRNRMRTLLTALGIIIGVAAVITMVGLGQGAGKEVREQVDRLGQNVVLVFPGSRQLGGVSIGGGSANTLTVADAHALRDEIPEVIAASPEVRSQRVVVYGNRNWFTRIYGQSHDYLQIRQWPVESGRMYDEADVENASLVAVVGQTIVQELFEGADPIGETIRVRGLPLEIIGVLAPKGMSLMGSVQDDIVLVPYTTAFQRISGRTHAMVINVQVFDEQSMEIAQLKITDLLRERHGLAPYQEDDFTVQTQEEVAAAATETSRIMTWLLASIAGVSLFVGGIGIMNVMLVSVTERTREIGLRLAVGARGPDVLLQFLIESVVLCLLGGIGGILLGLAATEVIAAYAGWPAIFSTDAMLIAVSVSAAVGVFFGFYPAWKASRLDPIEALRRE
- a CDS encoding ABC transporter ATP-binding protein translates to MIDLRKITKTYRTGSLAVDALRGISLQVEAGAFTTIMGSSGSGKSTLMNILGCLDKPGSGQYFLKGDDVSGFDKTRLSQVRNETIGFVFQNFHLLPRTSALENVELPLLYSRAKLSWKEMHKRAKEALEIVGLADRADHTPNELSGGQQQRVAIARALVTRPAVLLADEPTGNLDSRTSLEIMEIFQRLNKQGLTILMVSHEPDIARFSRRIIILRDGLIRSDKPNAPRDAVQVLANWKDETELIEQDGVT